In a single window of the Massilia oculi genome:
- the cobA gene encoding uroporphyrinogen-III C-methyltransferase, producing the protein MAALGKVYLVGAGPGAADLITVRGARLLAQADVVLYDALVTPEMLKLCAQAEKISVGKRSGQRSMAQTLINEQLVECARKYALVVRLKGGDPMLFGRADEELRALEAEGIDVEVVPGITTAVAAAAATKQPLTRRGLARSVAFFTSSTAPGEPDHPALPETDTLVQYMGGREAAATAERLLAEGRRADLPVVVVENCSRADERILRLTLTDLARGLEPGHGPVLVMMGEALAKRANQP; encoded by the coding sequence ATGGCGGCGCTGGGAAAAGTGTATCTGGTAGGAGCCGGACCCGGCGCGGCTGACCTCATCACGGTGCGCGGCGCGCGCCTGCTGGCGCAGGCCGATGTCGTCCTGTACGACGCCCTCGTCACGCCCGAGATGCTGAAACTGTGCGCGCAGGCCGAGAAAATCTCGGTCGGCAAGCGCTCGGGCCAGCGCTCGATGGCGCAGACCCTGATCAACGAACAGCTGGTCGAGTGCGCGCGAAAATATGCGCTGGTCGTGCGTTTGAAGGGCGGCGATCCGATGCTGTTCGGGCGCGCCGACGAAGAGTTGCGCGCGCTGGAGGCCGAGGGGATCGACGTCGAAGTCGTCCCCGGCATCACCACCGCGGTGGCCGCCGCCGCCGCGACCAAGCAGCCGCTCACCAGGCGCGGCCTCGCGCGCAGCGTCGCCTTCTTCACTTCCAGCACCGCGCCTGGCGAGCCGGATCATCCTGCCCTGCCCGAAACCGACACCCTGGTCCAGTACATGGGCGGCCGCGAAGCCGCCGCCACCGCCGAGCGCCTGCTGGCCGAGGGCCGGCGCGCCGACCTGCCGGTGGTGGTGGTGGAAAACTGCAGCCGCGCCGACGAGCGCATCCTGCGCCTGACGCTCACCGACCTTGCGCGCGGCCTCGAGCCGGGCCATGGTCCGGTGCTGGTGATGATGGGCGAGGCGCTCGCGAAACGAGCGAACCAGCCGTAG
- a CDS encoding sirohydrochlorin chelatase, with protein sequence MNHSSQRGLVLFAHGARAASWAAPFERLRDATQAQAPDAEVALAFLELMTPSLPDTVAAMVARGIDRVTVVPVFLGQGGHLLRDLPALCDGIRAAHPGLNLHVVGAIGEDPGVQRAMADYCVAALGD encoded by the coding sequence ATGAATCATTCGAGCCAGCGTGGCCTAGTCCTGTTCGCCCACGGCGCGCGCGCCGCCAGCTGGGCCGCACCGTTCGAGCGCCTGCGCGACGCCACGCAGGCGCAGGCGCCGGACGCCGAAGTAGCGCTGGCCTTCCTGGAACTGATGACGCCCAGCCTGCCGGATACGGTGGCGGCGATGGTCGCGCGCGGGATCGACCGGGTCACCGTGGTGCCGGTATTCCTGGGGCAGGGAGGCCACTTGCTGCGCGACCTGCCGGCGCTGTGCGACGGCATCCGCGCCGCGCATCCCGGCCTGAACCTGCATGTGGTCGGCGCGATCGGCGAGGACCCTGGCGTGCAGCGCGCGATGGCCGATTATTGCGTGGCCGCGCTCGGCGACTAG
- the lptG gene encoding LPS export ABC transporter permease LptG yields the protein MKILQRYFAVNIFQAVAFVLAAFLALVAFMDLTSILPSVGKNDFGMQHALLYVLLLVPGNVYQVMPVAALIGTIYTMAQFASSSEFTIMRASSMSTRQAAMMLFKIGAVFVLIAFVFGELITPRTAPIAERMRLTAKGGSVSAEFRSGMWTKDSVHADGVRGNITGTRFFNVRRIAADGQLEDVRLYEFDNNMRMRSIVTAVRGTYGGNNTWRLLDVTETMFANSRELPAPGSKVPAGQTIQSTYGQETASVSTRKLDSYVLASEITPKILSVSRSDPERMSASELAVYTRHLAENRQETERFKVAFWKKVIDPFSIFVLMALALPFAYLHTRSGGVSLKIFIGIMIGVSFLLINSLFSHLGVLTILPAFLTAVAPSLLFLLMALGALWWVERH from the coding sequence ATGAAAATCCTCCAACGCTATTTCGCCGTCAATATATTCCAGGCCGTGGCCTTCGTGCTGGCTGCCTTCCTGGCCCTGGTCGCCTTCATGGACCTGACCAGCATCCTGCCGTCGGTCGGCAAGAACGACTTCGGCATGCAGCACGCCTTGTTGTACGTGTTGTTGCTGGTGCCGGGCAATGTCTATCAGGTGATGCCGGTGGCTGCCCTGATCGGCACCATCTATACCATGGCGCAATTCGCGTCGAGCTCCGAGTTCACCATCATGCGCGCCTCGTCGATGTCGACCCGCCAGGCCGCCATGATGCTGTTCAAGATTGGCGCGGTGTTCGTCCTGATCGCCTTCGTGTTCGGCGAACTGATCACGCCGCGCACGGCGCCGATCGCCGAGCGCATGCGCCTGACCGCCAAGGGCGGTTCGGTGTCGGCCGAGTTCCGCTCGGGCATGTGGACCAAGGACAGCGTGCACGCGGATGGTGTGCGCGGCAACATCACCGGCACGCGCTTCTTCAACGTGCGCCGCATCGCGGCCGACGGCCAGCTCGAAGACGTGCGCCTCTACGAATTCGACAACAATATGCGCATGCGCTCGATCGTCACGGCGGTGCGCGGCACCTATGGCGGCAACAACACCTGGCGCCTGCTTGATGTCACCGAGACCATGTTCGCCAACAGCCGCGAGCTGCCGGCGCCCGGATCAAAGGTCCCGGCCGGGCAGACCATCCAGAGCACCTATGGCCAGGAAACGGCCTCGGTCTCGACCCGCAAGCTCGACAGCTACGTGCTCGCTTCCGAGATCACGCCCAAGATCCTGTCGGTGTCCCGTTCCGACCCCGAACGCATGTCGGCCTCCGAACTGGCCGTGTACACGCGCCACCTGGCCGAAAACCGGCAAGAGACCGAACGCTTCAAGGTCGCCTTCTGGAAGAAGGTCATCGACCCGTTCTCGATCTTCGTGCTGATGGCGCTGGCGCTGCCGTTCGCCTACCTGCACACGAGAAGCGGCGGCGTCAGCCTCAAGATCTTCATCGGCATCATGATCGGGGTGAGCTTCCTGCTCATCAATTCGCTGTTCTCGCACCTGGGCGTGCTGACCATCCTGCCGGCATTCCTGACGGCGGTGGCGCCAAGCCTGCTATTCCTGCTGATGGCGCTCGGCGCGCTGTGGTGGGTGGAAAGGCATTGA
- the lptF gene encoding LPS export ABC transporter permease LptF, which produces MIFRRSLQRELASAAGATFTVLFSILVTWTLIAILGRAAGGKVASGDVLALIVFRSAELLPIILILTSFIAVVATVTRSYRDSEMVVWFASGQSLLGWIRPVLVLGLPMVALVGALSFVVTPWAKMKSAEFVERFQKREDLQRVAPGQFRESSSSDRVFFVERSAEGSTVVQNVFVGGVDGDSHSVVVAKQGVIESDGKGGQFLVLSNGRRYEGVPGQANFQTMEFERYSMRVATQAPMIGADVPVAALSTPALLVAPNRFTQAELLARIAAPITCLVLMLLAIPLGFVNPRAGSSANLIVALLIFFTYNNLVRLTEASVKQGKLAFAMGWWPLHFAALLVVVGLFAWRLNVNHRYHPLVLISAFKRRRHLQKSPAAKREEARAE; this is translated from the coding sequence ATGATTTTCCGACGTTCCCTGCAACGTGAACTGGCGAGCGCCGCGGGCGCCACTTTCACGGTGCTGTTTTCCATCCTCGTCACCTGGACCCTGATCGCCATCCTGGGCCGGGCCGCGGGCGGCAAGGTGGCATCCGGCGATGTGCTGGCGCTGATCGTATTCCGCAGCGCCGAGCTCTTGCCGATCATCCTGATCCTCACGTCCTTCATCGCGGTGGTGGCCACCGTCACGCGCAGCTACCGCGATTCCGAGATGGTGGTCTGGTTCGCCTCGGGTCAATCCCTCCTCGGATGGATCCGGCCGGTGCTGGTCCTGGGCCTGCCGATGGTGGCCCTGGTCGGCGCCTTGTCCTTCGTCGTCACGCCCTGGGCCAAGATGAAGAGCGCCGAATTCGTCGAGCGCTTCCAGAAGCGCGAAGACCTGCAGCGGGTCGCGCCGGGCCAGTTCCGCGAGTCCAGCTCGAGCGACCGCGTGTTCTTCGTCGAACGCAGCGCCGAGGGCTCGACCGTGGTGCAGAACGTGTTCGTCGGCGGCGTCGACGGCGACAGCCACTCGGTGGTGGTGGCCAAGCAGGGCGTCATCGAATCCGACGGCAAGGGCGGCCAGTTCCTGGTGCTCAGCAATGGCCGCCGCTACGAGGGCGTGCCGGGCCAGGCCAATTTCCAGACCATGGAATTCGAGCGCTACAGCATGCGCGTGGCGACCCAGGCGCCGATGATCGGCGCCGACGTGCCGGTAGCGGCGCTGTCCACGCCGGCGCTCCTGGTCGCGCCCAACCGCTTTACCCAGGCCGAGCTGCTGGCCCGTATCGCGGCGCCGATCACCTGCCTGGTCCTGATGCTCCTGGCCATCCCACTTGGATTCGTCAATCCGCGCGCGGGTTCGTCGGCCAACCTGATCGTCGCCTTGCTGATTTTCTTCACCTATAACAACCTGGTGCGGCTGACCGAGGCCAGCGTCAAGCAGGGCAAGCTGGCCTTCGCCATGGGCTGGTGGCCATTGCACTTCGCTGCGCTGCTGGTAGTGGTGGGCCTGTTCGCGTGGCGCCTGAACGTGAACCACCGCTATCATCCGCTGGTCCTGATCAGCGCCTTCAAGCGCCGCCGCCACCTGCAGAAATCGCCGGCCGCCAAGCGCGAGGAGGCGCGCGCAGAATGA
- a CDS encoding leucyl aminopeptidase — protein sequence MDFSIKAFDTKNTLAAAKSGCIAVAVYENKKLSAAAKALDVNGDISAALKSGDISGKPGSTLLLRGLTGVAAPRVLLVGLGADETVSEKSFATGVTAALKVFSTLGAADAIIAFPLDSVKERDANWALRALVLGASEAEFRTDGQKSKKDPAITGVRKIVVAAPGAGMDKATLTQAAAIANGMNLTRELGNLSPNVCTPTFLANTARKLADDYGFDIEVLERKQLEALKMGSFLSVAKGSDEAPKFIVLKHNGGKSKDAPVVLVGKGITFDTGGISLKPGPGMDEMKYDMCGAGSVLGTFRAIGEMGLKLNVVGIVAACENMPSGRASKPGDIVTAMNGTTIEILNTDAEGRLILCDALTYAERFKPAAVVDIATLTGACIVALGHHTSGLFTRDDAAHDGLANELLDAGKQAGDVAWRFPLGEIYNDQLKSNFADLANIGTPGAASITAACFLENFTRKYTWAHLDIAGTAWKSGANKGATGRPVPLLTTFLMNRV from the coding sequence ATGGACTTTAGCATAAAAGCATTCGACACAAAAAACACCCTGGCCGCTGCGAAATCCGGCTGCATCGCGGTTGCGGTGTACGAAAACAAGAAACTGTCGGCTGCGGCAAAAGCACTCGATGTGAACGGCGACATCAGCGCGGCGCTCAAGTCGGGCGACATCAGCGGCAAGCCGGGTTCGACCCTGCTGCTGCGCGGCTTGACCGGCGTGGCGGCTCCCCGCGTGCTGCTGGTCGGCCTCGGCGCCGATGAAACCGTCAGCGAGAAAAGCTTCGCCACCGGCGTCACCGCCGCACTGAAGGTGTTCTCCACCCTGGGCGCGGCGGACGCCATTATCGCATTCCCGCTCGACAGCGTGAAAGAGCGCGACGCAAACTGGGCGCTGCGCGCCCTGGTGCTCGGCGCCAGCGAAGCCGAATTCCGTACCGACGGCCAGAAGAGCAAGAAAGATCCGGCCATCACCGGCGTGCGCAAGATCGTCGTCGCCGCACCAGGCGCCGGCATGGACAAGGCTACCCTGACCCAGGCCGCCGCCATCGCCAACGGCATGAACCTGACCCGCGAGCTGGGCAACCTGTCGCCGAACGTCTGCACCCCGACCTTCCTCGCCAATACCGCGCGCAAGCTGGCCGACGACTATGGCTTCGACATCGAAGTGCTGGAGCGCAAGCAGCTCGAAGCGCTCAAGATGGGCAGCTTCCTGTCGGTGGCCAAGGGCAGCGACGAAGCGCCGAAATTCATCGTCCTCAAGCACAATGGCGGCAAATCGAAGGATGCGCCGGTGGTCCTGGTCGGCAAGGGCATCACCTTCGACACCGGCGGCATCTCGCTCAAGCCCGGTCCAGGCATGGATGAGATGAAATACGATATGTGCGGCGCCGGCTCGGTGCTGGGCACCTTCCGCGCGATCGGCGAGATGGGCCTGAAGCTCAACGTGGTCGGCATCGTCGCCGCCTGCGAGAACATGCCGTCCGGCCGCGCCAGCAAGCCGGGCGACATCGTCACCGCGATGAACGGCACCACCATCGAGATCCTGAATACCGATGCCGAAGGCCGCCTGATCCTGTGCGACGCCCTGACCTACGCCGAGCGCTTCAAGCCGGCCGCCGTGGTCGACATCGCGACCCTGACCGGCGCCTGCATCGTGGCCCTGGGCCACCACACCAGCGGCCTGTTCACCCGCGACGACGCCGCCCACGACGGCCTCGCGAACGAGCTGCTGGACGCCGGCAAGCAAGCCGGCGACGTGGCATGGCGCTTCCCGCTGGGCGAGATCTACAACGACCAGCTCAAGTCGAACTTCGCCGACCTGGCCAATATCGGCACCCCGGGCGCGGCCTCGATCACCGCGGCCTGCTTCCTGGAGAACTTCACCCGCAAGTACACCTGGGCCCACCTGGACATCGCCGGCACCGCCTGGAAGTCGGGCGCGAACAAGGGCGCGACCGGCCGTCCGGTGCCGCTGCTGACCACGTTCCTGATGAATCGGGTGTAA
- a CDS encoding DUF1653 domain-containing protein encodes MPTCYRHYKGGIYELVCEAVLEADHTPVVVYRGQDGVVWVRPRDAFFETVVVDGNTLPRFALLDATSA; translated from the coding sequence ATGCCGACGTGTTACCGCCATTACAAGGGCGGCATCTACGAGCTGGTGTGCGAAGCAGTGCTGGAAGCCGATCACACACCCGTGGTCGTCTATCGCGGCCAGGATGGTGTCGTGTGGGTAAGGCCCCGTGACGCCTTCTTCGAGACGGTGGTGGTCGACGGCAATACCCTGCCGCGATTCGCCCTGCTCGACGCGACGTCCGCGTGA
- the xth gene encoding exodeoxyribonuclease III, whose translation MKIVTWNVNSLKVRLSHLLQWLEANPVDVLCIQETKLTDDKFPLAELNAAGYHVAFSGQKTYNGVAILSKLPIEDVVRNNPHFEDAQQRLLAATIGGVRFICAYVPNGQEVGSDKYTYKLAWLDALRTWVAAEMAAHEQFAILGDYNIAPEARDVHDPAEWEGRIHFSLPERAALRELMALGLLDAFRLFEQPEKQYSWWDYRQMAFRRNRGLRIDHILLSKTLADRCTACHIDRETRKWEQPSDHAPVVATLAD comes from the coding sequence ATGAAAATAGTTACCTGGAACGTAAACTCCCTGAAGGTCCGACTCTCGCATCTGTTGCAATGGCTGGAGGCCAACCCGGTCGACGTGCTCTGCATCCAGGAGACCAAGCTCACGGATGACAAATTCCCCCTGGCCGAGCTGAACGCCGCCGGCTACCACGTCGCGTTCTCCGGCCAGAAGACCTATAACGGCGTGGCCATCCTGTCGAAGCTCCCGATCGAGGACGTGGTCAGGAACAACCCGCATTTTGAAGACGCCCAACAGCGTCTGCTGGCGGCCACGATCGGGGGCGTGCGCTTCATCTGCGCCTATGTCCCGAACGGGCAGGAAGTCGGTTCCGACAAATATACGTACAAGCTGGCCTGGCTGGACGCGCTGCGCACCTGGGTGGCGGCGGAGATGGCCGCGCACGAGCAATTCGCGATCCTGGGCGACTACAATATCGCGCCCGAAGCGCGCGACGTGCACGACCCGGCCGAATGGGAAGGCCGCATCCACTTCTCGCTGCCCGAGCGCGCTGCGCTGCGGGAACTGATGGCGCTCGGCCTGCTTGATGCCTTCCGCCTGTTCGAGCAGCCCGAGAAGCAATACAGCTGGTGGGACTACCGCCAGATGGCGTTCCGCCGCAACCGCGGCCTGCGCATCGACCACATCCTGCTGTCGAAGACACTGGCCGATCGCTGCACCGCCTGCCATATCGACCGCGAGACGCGCAAGTGGGAACAGCCGTCGGATCATGCGCCCGTGGTGGCGACGCTGGCGGACTGA
- a CDS encoding bifunctional diguanylate cyclase/phosphodiesterase: protein MDGFSNLQLADVAQTGGNDADLAALRRMVREQRAVFENAPVGIAVTQPDQIRSFNPRAGEMFGFAQDEVGSIAPAEVCVSPEDYQTLIREAFAVLAGGGLFEKSEQQFRRRDGSTFWARLRGCAVEPGNRGAGTIWIVEDVTEARQAMSEVQAIMTNASIGIMFTRNRVIRRANPAFCQMFGYAEGEPVGMSTRVIYPDEEAYRQLGADAYPQLADGRPFTTSRTLVRKDGTPAWVQMIGYQVNANDPDKGTIWMLEDRTRERSDEQSLREALMENRAILDNAVLGIAVVEGGRTLHCNRKMEELFGAPPGGMDGFAVRELYPDHASWKKARELSGRQFALGQAHMAEHEMVRRDGSRFWARLSGRLFDLAQAGGRSVWLVDDVTAQREAANAILRARDELEVRVAERTAELAGANALLQDEINERRQAEARVHHMAYHDSLTGLPNRAMLSERLDAAMRVVASGDAPQHGQQLALMFIDLDRFKNINDTLGHMVGDQLLRNVALRLVTAVRPRDLVARLGGDEFVVLMPEIAGKGDAAVVADRIIDALSMSCQIDGHCLHISPSIGICLYPDDGADVETLMRHADAAMYQAKAAGRNNYQFFTERMNLAAARHFELESSLRGALARDEFELHFQPIMCTETRRPRALEVLLRWRRGGALVGPDEFIPILEESGMIMEVGEWVIRSACVQVMQWRREGLDVVPLAINLSARQFTHQGLIDSIRAIVDETGIAPGMVEFEITETALMQHGGQTLEILRQINAMGMCLSIDDFGTGYSSLAYLKRFPVRKIKIDRAFVRELEASTEDRAIVAAVMALANSLQLSVVAEGVETEGQYALLRSFGCQYAQGYLFARPLPAEQVARLLAG from the coding sequence ATGGATGGATTTTCGAACCTGCAATTAGCTGACGTTGCGCAGACCGGTGGAAACGATGCGGACCTGGCCGCCTTGCGGCGCATGGTGCGCGAGCAGCGCGCCGTGTTCGAGAACGCGCCGGTCGGCATCGCCGTCACCCAGCCCGACCAGATCCGCTCCTTTAATCCGCGCGCGGGCGAGATGTTCGGCTTCGCGCAGGACGAGGTTGGCAGCATCGCGCCGGCCGAGGTCTGCGTCTCTCCCGAGGATTACCAAACGTTGATCCGGGAGGCGTTCGCGGTGCTGGCCGGGGGCGGCCTGTTCGAAAAGAGCGAGCAGCAGTTCCGGCGCCGCGACGGCAGCACCTTCTGGGCGCGCCTGCGCGGCTGCGCGGTCGAACCGGGCAACCGCGGCGCCGGCACCATCTGGATCGTCGAGGACGTGACCGAGGCGCGCCAGGCCATGAGCGAGGTGCAGGCGATCATGACCAATGCCTCGATCGGCATCATGTTCACCCGTAACCGCGTGATCCGCCGCGCCAATCCCGCCTTCTGCCAGATGTTCGGCTATGCCGAGGGCGAGCCGGTCGGGATGTCCACGCGCGTGATCTACCCGGACGAAGAGGCGTATCGCCAGCTCGGCGCCGATGCCTATCCGCAGCTGGCCGACGGCCGGCCGTTCACGACTTCGCGCACCCTGGTGCGCAAGGACGGCACGCCGGCCTGGGTCCAGATGATCGGCTACCAGGTCAACGCGAACGATCCCGACAAGGGCACGATCTGGATGCTGGAAGACCGCACCCGCGAGCGCAGCGACGAGCAATCGCTGCGCGAGGCGCTGATGGAAAACCGCGCCATCCTCGACAACGCGGTGCTGGGCATCGCCGTGGTCGAGGGCGGCCGCACGCTGCACTGCAACCGCAAGATGGAAGAGCTGTTCGGCGCGCCTCCGGGCGGCATGGACGGCTTCGCGGTTCGCGAGCTGTATCCCGATCACGCCAGCTGGAAGAAGGCGCGTGAACTCTCCGGACGCCAGTTCGCGCTCGGCCAGGCCCACATGGCCGAGCACGAGATGGTGCGGCGCGACGGCAGCCGCTTCTGGGCGCGCCTGTCGGGCCGCCTGTTCGACCTGGCGCAGGCGGGCGGCAGGAGCGTGTGGCTGGTGGACGACGTCACCGCCCAGCGCGAGGCGGCCAACGCCATTCTGCGCGCACGCGACGAACTCGAGGTGCGGGTGGCCGAGCGCACCGCCGAACTGGCCGGCGCCAACGCCCTGCTGCAGGATGAGATCAACGAGCGGCGCCAGGCCGAGGCGCGCGTGCATCACATGGCCTACCACGACAGCCTGACGGGATTGCCCAACCGCGCCATGCTGTCCGAGCGGCTCGATGCGGCGATGCGCGTCGTGGCCTCGGGTGACGCGCCCCAGCACGGGCAACAACTGGCGCTGATGTTCATCGACCTCGACCGCTTCAAGAACATCAACGATACCCTGGGCCACATGGTCGGCGACCAGCTGCTGCGCAACGTCGCGCTGCGCCTGGTGACGGCGGTGCGGCCCCGCGACCTGGTGGCGCGCCTCGGCGGCGACGAGTTCGTGGTGCTGATGCCGGAGATCGCCGGCAAGGGCGATGCCGCCGTGGTGGCCGACCGGATCATCGATGCGCTGTCGATGTCCTGCCAGATCGACGGCCACTGCCTGCACATCTCGCCCTCGATCGGGATTTGCCTGTATCCGGACGATGGCGCCGACGTCGAGACCCTGATGCGCCACGCCGACGCCGCGATGTACCAGGCCAAGGCGGCCGGCCGCAACAATTACCAGTTCTTCACCGAGCGCATGAACCTGGCGGCGGCGCGCCATTTCGAGCTCGAATCGAGCCTGCGCGGCGCCCTGGCGCGAGACGAGTTCGAGCTCCACTTTCAGCCGATCATGTGCACCGAGACGCGCCGCCCGCGCGCGCTGGAAGTCCTGCTGCGCTGGCGCCGCGGCGGCGCGCTGGTGGGGCCGGACGAATTCATCCCGATCCTGGAAGAGAGCGGGATGATCATGGAAGTCGGCGAGTGGGTGATCCGCAGCGCCTGCGTCCAGGTCATGCAGTGGCGGCGCGAGGGGCTGGACGTCGTGCCGCTGGCGATCAACCTGTCGGCGCGCCAGTTCACGCACCAGGGCCTGATCGACTCGATCCGCGCCATCGTCGACGAGACGGGGATCGCGCCAGGCATGGTGGAATTCGAGATCACCGAGACCGCCTTGATGCAGCACGGCGGCCAGACGCTCGAGATCCTGCGCCAGATAAATGCGATGGGGATGTGCCTCTCGATCGACGATTTCGGCACCGGGTATTCGAGCCTGGCCTACCTGAAGCGCTTCCCGGTACGCAAGATCAAGATCGACCGCGCCTTCGTGCGCGAACTCGAAGCCAGCACCGAGGACCGCGCCATCGTGGCGGCGGTGATGGCGCTGGCCAACAGCCTGCAATTGTCGGTGGTGGCCGAAGGCGTGGAGACGGAAGGGCAGTATGCCTTGCTGCGCTCCTTCGGTTGCCAATATGCGCAGGGCTATCTGTTCGCGCGGCCGTTGCCGGCGGAGCAGGTGGCCAGGTTGCTGGCCGGCTGA
- the prpF gene encoding 2-methylaconitate cis-trans isomerase PrpF produces the protein MPHTPQIRIPATYMRGGTSKGVFFKLQDLPEACRTPGAARDALLLRVIGSPDPYGKQIDGMGGATSSTSKAVIVERSTRPDHDVDYLFGQVAIDKPFVDWSGNCGNLSAAVGPFAIANGLIDPARVPQDGIAVVRIWQANIGKSINAHVPMTDGQVQETGDFELDGVTFPAAEVQLEFIDPAAEEEGAAGAMFPTGNLVDELDVPGVGTLRATMINAGIPTIFVEAGAVGYDGTELQDAINGDARALAMFETIRAHGALRMGLIASIEDAGKRQHTPKVAFVAKAAGYRSSSGKQVAQGDVDLLVRALSMGKLHHAMMGTAAVAIGTAAAIPGTLVNLAAGGGERSAVRFGHPSGTLRVGAEAVQRDGAWSVSKAIMSRSARVLMEGRVCVPGNVF, from the coding sequence ATGCCCCATACCCCACAAATCAGGATCCCCGCCACCTATATGCGCGGCGGCACCAGCAAAGGCGTGTTCTTCAAGCTGCAAGACCTGCCCGAAGCGTGCCGCACGCCTGGCGCCGCGCGCGACGCCTTGCTGCTGCGCGTGATCGGCAGCCCCGACCCCTACGGCAAGCAGATCGACGGCATGGGCGGCGCCACCTCCAGCACCAGCAAGGCCGTGATCGTCGAGCGCAGCACCCGTCCCGACCACGACGTCGACTACCTGTTCGGCCAGGTGGCGATCGACAAGCCCTTCGTCGACTGGAGCGGCAACTGCGGCAACCTGTCGGCCGCGGTCGGCCCCTTCGCCATCGCGAACGGCCTGATCGACCCGGCACGGGTGCCGCAGGACGGCATCGCGGTCGTGCGCATCTGGCAGGCCAATATCGGCAAGAGCATCAATGCCCATGTGCCGATGACGGACGGACAGGTTCAGGAAACGGGCGACTTCGAGCTCGATGGCGTGACCTTCCCGGCGGCCGAGGTGCAGCTGGAATTCATCGATCCGGCGGCCGAGGAGGAGGGCGCGGCTGGCGCGATGTTCCCGACCGGGAACCTGGTCGACGAACTGGACGTGCCCGGCGTCGGCACCCTGCGCGCGACCATGATCAACGCCGGCATCCCGACCATCTTCGTCGAGGCGGGTGCGGTGGGCTACGACGGCACCGAGCTGCAGGACGCCATCAACGGCGACGCGCGCGCGCTGGCCATGTTCGAGACCATCCGTGCCCACGGCGCGCTGCGCATGGGCCTGATCGCGAGCATCGAGGACGCCGGCAAGCGCCAGCACACCCCGAAGGTCGCTTTCGTCGCGAAAGCGGCGGGCTACCGGTCGTCCAGCGGCAAGCAGGTGGCGCAGGGCGACGTCGATCTGCTGGTGCGCGCGCTCTCGATGGGCAAGCTGCACCACGCGATGATGGGGACGGCAGCGGTGGCGATCGGCACCGCTGCGGCGATTCCCGGCACCCTGGTCAACCTCGCGGCGGGCGGTGGAGAGCGCAGCGCGGTGCGCTTCGGTCATCCGTCCGGCACCCTGCGCGTGGGCGCCGAAGCGGTGCAGCGGGACGGCGCCTGGAGCGTCAGCAAGGCCATCATGAGCCGTAGCGCGCGGGTCTTGATGGAGGGGCGGGTATGCGTGCCGGGTAACGTTTTCTGA